A region of Drosophila mauritiana strain mau12 chromosome 3L, ASM438214v1, whole genome shotgun sequence DNA encodes the following proteins:
- the LOC117141904 gene encoding uncharacterized protein LOC117141904 isoform X3, whose protein sequence is MSSWAERVHRRAADLGNVVTSCGHPATAPAYPYRLEKVKFGVPLEEVCKHNNNIPGPLLVLILKLNKESPNRRDVFRAPGHQGAMKKLIHFLQAGRLVNVDNYSVFTIASVLKKFLRKIPNGIFGRSGEMELFAINDLQNEAEQTERLHRLFGSLPKYTQHLLVLLFGTFRVIASNAAHASTGMTSEALGVSVAPSFFQSCVSDGKTARMEDVLKFKVSTKIMQNIIDKFATHDIFGRDNYEYYARVTGRILKVQDEWICSFQYPPPPRGKLAQQKYALQHSLEAEKTWLQCQCERWGLLAQEESRSTPALLTSSSSALENSVLSLGVSPEHSFIESCARLSVSLEGPGIYAMTSSPLPAKRNGNGNGNATDYDYDDYADDDEDNDELDGVHDFGAELEISSIAPPQGSRGIYRHKQRAQQQPHHYQQQLQQVPPQHQRDYDEDDDDDEDEMTFVKRRYRQNKKKPAPPSSSQHQRRLRTGTKSLDGGGERRTGSGAAAGSGGGASGSAVGNPTPPKLKQRTCSRCNRGIRHSSSCSSNSAGATGSNSGGGGNGGSGAGNGGGAEGGMTMEELRAVNRYAESTKSLSYLPQELKKNQEPRIY, encoded by the exons ATGTCCAGCTGGGCAGAACGCGTCCATAGGCGCGCCGCGGATTTGGGCAACGTGGTGACCTCCTGCGGCCACCCCGCCACTGCACCCGCCTATCCGTACCGCCTCGAAAAGGTCAAATTCGGTGTGCCGCTGGAGGAGGTGTGcaagcacaacaacaacattcCCGGGCCCCTGCTCGTCCTGATCCTCAAGCTGAACAAGGAGTCACCGAACCGCCGCGATGTATTCCGCGCCCCCGGCCACCAGGGCGCCATGAAGAAGCTCATCCACTTCCTGCAGGCCGGTCGGCTGGTCAACGTGGACAACTATTCGGTGTTCACCATCGCCAGCGTGCTCAAGAAGTTCCTGCGCAAGATCCCCAATGGGATATTCGGGCGCAGCGGCGAGATGGAGCTGTTCGCCATCAACGATCTGCAAAACGAAGCCGAGCAAACGGAGCGACTGCACAG ACTCTTCGGTTCGCTGCCGAAATACACACAGCATCTATTAGTTCTACTGTTCGGCACATTCCGGGTTATCGCGAGCAATGCGGCCCACGCCTCCACCGGAATGACCAGCGAGGCGCTGGGCGTTTCCGTGGCCCCCAGTTTCTTTCAATCCTGCGTCAGCGATGGCAAAACTGCCCGCATGGAGGATGTGCTCAAGTTCAAG GTCTCTACGAAGATCATGCAGAATATAATTGATAAGTTTGCCACGCACGACATCTTCGGGCGCGACAACTACGAGTACTACGCCCGCGTCACAGGACGCATTCTCAAGGTGCAGGACGAGTGGATATGCAGCTTTCAGTATCCACCACCGCCACGTGGCAAGTTGGCTCAACAAAAATACGCAT TGCAACATTCTTTGGAGGCGGAGAAGACATGGCTGCAGTGCCAATGCGAGCGTTGGGGCTTAC TGGCCCAGGAGGAGTCCCGCTCGACGCCCGCCCTGCTGACCAGCTCCAGTTCCGCATTGGAGAACAGTGTCCTGTCGCTGGGCGTTTCCCCCGAGCACTCGTTCATCGAGAGCTGCGCCCGTCTCTCGGTTTCGCTGGAGGGACCTGGCATCTATGCCATGACATCGTCGCCGTTGCCGGCGAAGcggaatggcaatggcaacggCAATGCCACGGACTACGACTACGATGACTATGCCGACGATGATGAGGACAACGATGAGCTGGACGGCGTTCACGACTTTGGTGCCGAATTGGAGATCAGTAGCATAGCTCCGCCGCAGGGAAGTCGTGGCATCTATCGCCACAAGCAGCGAgcccagcagcagccacaccactaccaacagcagctgcagcaggtgCCGCCTCAGCACCAGCGGGACTacgacgaggacgacgacgatgatgaggaTGAGATGACGTTTGTGAAGCGCCGGTATCGACAGAACAAAAAGAAGCCAGCGCCGCCGAGCAGCAGCCAACATCAGAGGCGATTGCGCACTGGCACCAAGAGTCTCGATGGCGGAGGGGAGAGGCGCACGGGATCGGGAGCAGCGGCAGGATCAGGAGGAGGTGCTTCAGGCTCAGCAGTTGGCAATCCCACGCCGCCCAAGCTCAAGCAGCGAACGTGCAGCCGCTGCAATCGAGGCATTCGGCACAGCAGCTCGTGCAGCTCCAACTCCGCCGGAGCAACTGGCTCGAATAGCGGAGGAGGCGGCAACGGAGGCTCCGGAGCCGGAAACGGAGGAGGCGCCGAAGGCGGCATGACCATGGAGGAGCTGAGGGCCGTCAACCGATATGCGGAGAGCACCAAGAGCCTCTCGTATCTGCCACAG gAATTGAAAAAGAATCAAGAACCAAGAATATATTAG